From a single Rickettsia endosymbiont of Cantharis rufa genomic region:
- a CDS encoding phosphate acetyltransferase, translating to MKKQHIINETFLDAILAKKLGATYTPPKEINDPDFDEAAKHFINLLLRADGFKPVKTAVVHPIDKESLFGAVRASQLDIIKPILIGPQHKIESVAKVNNVDLEGYQLINVEHSHEAAKKAVELAKKREVAAIMKGSLHTDELMSAVVHKENGLRTERRISHAFLMAVATFPKPFIISDAAINIRPTLEDKRDIVQNAIDLMHMIKEEKQVRVAVLSAVETVTSAIPTTLDAAALSKMADRGQITNAIVDGPLAFDNAISLFAAEAKGISSAVSGNADILVVPDLESGNMLAKQLKYLGQAVMAGIVLGARVPIILTSRSDPMDMRVISCVLASFIYNNTKAKLHIQAGK from the coding sequence ATGAAGAAACAACATATAATAAACGAGACATTTTTAGATGCGATTCTAGCTAAGAAATTAGGCGCTACTTACACTCCTCCAAAAGAAATCAACGATCCTGACTTTGATGAAGCAGCAAAGCATTTCATCAATCTATTACTTAGAGCAGACGGCTTTAAGCCTGTTAAAACTGCCGTAGTTCATCCGATCGATAAAGAATCATTATTCGGAGCAGTTAGAGCATCACAACTTGATATAATAAAACCGATTCTTATAGGACCGCAACATAAAATCGAATCAGTAGCAAAAGTTAATAATGTAGATCTTGAGGGTTATCAGCTTATTAATGTTGAGCATAGCCACGAAGCAGCAAAAAAAGCTGTAGAGCTTGCAAAGAAAAGAGAAGTTGCAGCGATTATGAAAGGGTCGCTGCATACTGATGAGCTTATGTCTGCGGTAGTTCATAAAGAGAATGGTCTTCGTACTGAACGCCGTATAAGCCATGCTTTTTTAATGGCCGTTGCTACTTTTCCAAAGCCTTTTATTATTAGCGATGCTGCTATTAATATCCGCCCTACTCTAGAAGATAAGCGTGATATAGTACAGAATGCTATTGATTTAATGCATATGATCAAAGAAGAAAAGCAGGTTAGAGTTGCAGTATTATCGGCAGTTGAGACAGTAACCTCTGCAATTCCTACAACCCTTGATGCTGCCGCTTTATCAAAAATGGCAGATCGTGGACAGATTACGAATGCTATAGTTGATGGTCCCCTTGCGTTTGACAATGCTATATCTTTATTTGCGGCTGAAGCGAAAGGTATTAGCTCTGCAGTTTCAGGAAATGCTGATATATTAGTAGTGCCTGATCTTGAATCAGGTAATATGCTTGCAAAGCAGCTAAAATATTTGGGACAAGCGGTTATGGCAGGTATCGTGCTTGGGGCCCGTGTGCCGATTATTCTAACCAGCAGATCTGACCCTATGGATATGCGTGTTATTTCCTGCGTACTTGCTTCATTTATTTATAACAATACCAAGGCAAAGTTACATATCCAAGCAGGTAAATAA
- a CDS encoding type IV secretion system protein yields the protein MNKNIFITLLISLLLLLSGCSGDTCIDPDDFGFIKFNVSSRYDQEEITSRQEGDQVAPWRDSAYKVNGYPLTVMVRPWNYILGDKNTSGQLSAWCPWYGQKNNTTTLAAFCVKLQPCTFWDNARLDMCTPNPASQNDAMISNAPCIMTDGVGLYFLIAAKNADPNISPDKQRKPDGITQHLGELTSSVGYDFYSISSTGQFLKAGGINYQYKGEDKSKHAQSPLYFKIIDKFYNDNSGQYRLVIKSGVSDTRPDPLQFLTDLIKGVLFGNDGIIKKTYQQIIDTPGYRMSVSAILTLYIMFTGSSFLIGNINLTHVELIVRILKVSIVSILLSTSKAWTFFHDYLFVFFIDGVQQILQIVNEASATGPGSQSLLGLLISPQTLSKLFSLLFVDWLGFIYIILYMIALYFIFFLIFKATIIYLTALITIGMIIIMGPIFICFMLFNITRSLFENWLRQLISYALQPIILFAGIAFISMIIRSEVYSTLGFAVCKHDFPNLGPINEIFGSFLEDIDPSLSNSIFYWWFPVPMKGGINNFHKAKILVPKDYIKDDGTTHCSAYECIEERYIELPFLDLVKDAKRISNFINGKFVQLDGILLIFVSIYLLSKFNDTAISTAQFIAGTSGNLTDIQKVNQQSYDSAAKQMNRPLSYVAKTVSAPITTRVSAKVEEASMSVAKGFEGMMMGRLEKQALGPSANKAIQNEVKRKYGIDSKDVKMNAITDYENGISGLLKNLPKGNELKAKELSQMKFTQLRDKIAANKYEVKDYAALSKEQKTELDKSLKDANLRELASDASFTKDYQDAYKYAHQAMSGRGVGLFGKNIGVLRSWQEMEHRIDTKRNLKEEKRVGIGEKIYAGYTGLKREALTAIVGKDLRDKYEGNLTSAEWHDFEYNDPRLRTYSEKLKDEEKAREFSELQMHINKETLAAQADILSPEYLARLEKTGRQSDAEYYQELAQRKLIHEVRSRLFEDDDPVMMGDRFMREKATDSQMHDMIDNAHRKHAQFIDEDRYTRRQEHYDIVHEKAQENIEQTYKELKDHFKRDDIKIEEIPALITQKVKDTTEGVEIDQKITEELNNFNADVKNYEYSTEVLNKIEDRKQAITDEVNAQIDQVNKYRENAKMQTYVKPIVNEGRKLRKLEDHLRGVK from the coding sequence ATGAACAAAAATATTTTTATTACATTATTAATATCGTTATTGCTGCTGCTTTCCGGTTGTAGTGGTGATACTTGTATTGATCCTGATGATTTTGGTTTTATCAAATTCAATGTCTCTTCTAGATATGATCAGGAAGAAATTACTTCAAGACAAGAGGGTGATCAAGTAGCACCGTGGCGTGACAGTGCTTATAAAGTAAACGGCTATCCGTTAACAGTTATGGTAAGACCATGGAATTATATACTTGGAGATAAAAATACTTCAGGTCAGTTATCTGCATGGTGTCCATGGTACGGTCAAAAGAATAATACAACTACTTTGGCTGCTTTTTGTGTTAAGCTACAACCGTGTACTTTTTGGGATAATGCTAGGCTTGATATGTGTACTCCTAATCCCGCAAGTCAAAATGATGCAATGATTAGTAATGCTCCATGTATAATGACAGACGGCGTCGGGCTTTATTTTCTTATTGCCGCTAAAAATGCTGATCCTAATATTTCACCGGATAAACAGCGTAAACCGGACGGTATAACTCAACATTTAGGAGAGCTCACTTCGAGTGTAGGCTATGACTTTTATAGTATTAGTAGTACGGGACAATTCTTAAAAGCCGGGGGTATAAATTATCAATATAAAGGTGAAGATAAGTCAAAACATGCTCAATCGCCCCTTTATTTTAAGATTATAGATAAATTTTATAATGATAATAGCGGGCAATATAGATTAGTAATAAAGTCCGGAGTTAGTGATACTAGACCCGATCCATTACAATTTTTAACTGATTTAATAAAAGGAGTATTGTTTGGTAACGATGGGATCATAAAGAAAACTTATCAACAAATAATTGATACGCCGGGTTATAGGATGAGTGTCTCGGCTATTTTAACTCTATATATAATGTTTACGGGCTCCTCCTTTTTAATAGGTAATATAAACCTTACTCATGTCGAACTTATAGTTAGAATATTAAAAGTTAGTATAGTTTCAATATTATTAAGCACTAGTAAAGCTTGGACATTTTTTCATGATTATTTATTCGTATTTTTTATTGATGGGGTTCAGCAAATACTACAAATAGTTAATGAGGCTTCGGCTACTGGTCCGGGTTCTCAAAGCTTGCTTGGGTTACTTATTTCTCCTCAAACTTTATCTAAATTATTTTCGTTACTGTTTGTTGATTGGCTTGGCTTTATATATATCATTCTATATATGATAGCCCTGTATTTTATTTTCTTCCTTATATTTAAAGCTACTATTATCTATCTCACTGCCCTTATAACTATCGGTATGATTATAATTATGGGGCCGATATTTATTTGTTTTATGTTGTTTAATATAACTCGTTCGTTATTTGAGAATTGGTTAAGACAATTAATATCATACGCATTACAGCCTATAATTTTATTTGCCGGTATCGCTTTTATTTCAATGATAATCAGAAGTGAAGTATATTCAACACTCGGTTTTGCTGTATGTAAGCATGATTTTCCTAATTTAGGTCCGATAAATGAAATATTTGGTAGTTTCCTTGAGGATATAGATCCAAGCCTCAGTAATTCAATATTTTATTGGTGGTTCCCCGTACCAATGAAAGGCGGTATAAATAATTTCCACAAAGCAAAGATATTAGTTCCTAAAGATTATATAAAAGATGATGGTACTACGCACTGTTCTGCGTATGAGTGTATAGAGGAACGCTATATTGAGTTACCGTTTTTAGATTTAGTTAAAGATGCAAAAAGGATTAGTAATTTTATAAATGGGAAATTTGTCCAACTTGATGGGATATTACTAATTTTTGTGTCTATTTATTTGCTAAGTAAATTTAACGATACTGCTATATCGACGGCACAGTTTATTGCCGGTACTTCAGGTAATTTAACGGATATACAAAAAGTTAATCAGCAATCTTATGATTCGGCTGCAAAACAAATGAACAGGCCGCTAAGTTATGTGGCTAAGACGGTAAGTGCACCTATAACTACACGGGTAAGTGCGAAGGTAGAGGAAGCTAGCATGTCCGTTGCCAAAGGATTTGAGGGTATGATGATGGGAAGACTTGAAAAGCAAGCCCTTGGCCCTTCTGCTAATAAAGCCATACAAAATGAGGTTAAAAGAAAATACGGCATAGATTCTAAAGATGTAAAAATGAATGCTATTACGGACTATGAAAACGGTATTTCAGGGTTATTAAAGAATTTACCTAAAGGGAATGAATTAAAAGCAAAAGAACTATCGCAAATGAAATTTACTCAGCTTCGAGATAAAATTGCCGCAAATAAATATGAAGTGAAAGATTACGCCGCTTTAAGTAAAGAGCAAAAAACTGAGCTTGATAAGTCATTAAAAGATGCTAACTTACGTGAACTCGCTAGTGACGCAAGCTTTACTAAGGACTATCAAGATGCTTATAAGTATGCCCACCAAGCAATGTCAGGGCGAGGTGTTGGTCTGTTTGGTAAGAATATAGGAGTGCTTAGAAGTTGGCAAGAGATGGAACATCGTATTGATACAAAACGTAACCTAAAAGAAGAAAAGCGCGTAGGTATAGGTGAAAAAATCTATGCCGGTTATACGGGATTAAAGCGAGAAGCATTAACTGCTATAGTTGGTAAAGATTTACGTGATAAATATGAGGGTAATCTCACAAGTGCCGAATGGCATGATTTTGAATATAACGACCCAAGACTTAGAACTTATAGCGAAAAATTAAAAGATGAAGAAAAAGCGCGAGAATTTAGTGAGCTTCAAATGCATATTAATAAGGAAACGCTGGCTGCTCAAGCAGATATATTATCTCCTGAATATTTAGCAAGGCTAGAGAAAACAGGTAGACAGAGTGATGCGGAATATTATCAAGAATTAGCTCAAAGAAAGCTCATTCATGAAGTGCGTAGTAGGTTATTCGAAGATGATGATCCGGTGATGATGGGTGATAGATTTATGCGTGAAAAAGCTACTGACTCTCAGATGCATGATATGATAGATAACGCTCATAGAAAACATGCGCAATTTATAGATGAAGATCGATATACTCGTCGTCAAGAGCATTATGATATTGTACATGAGAAAGCTCAGGAAAATATAGAGCAAACGTATAAAGAGCTTAAAGATCATTTTAAAAGAGATGATATCAAGATCGAAGAAATACCGGCATTAATAACACAAAAAGTTAAAGATACCACCGAGGGAGTTGAAATAGACCAAAAGATTACAGAAGAGCTTAATAACTTTAATGCTGATGTTAAAAATTATGAATATAGTACTGAAGTGTTAAATAAAATAGAGGATAGAAAGCAAGCTATTACCGATGAAGTAAATGCTCAGATCGATCAGGTTAATAAGTATAGGGAAAATGCAAAAATGCAAACCTATGTAAAACCTATAGTAAATGAGGGTAGAAAACTAAGAAAATTAGAAGATCATTTGAGAGGGGTGAAGTAG
- a CDS encoding type IV secretion system protein, producing MKIPKSLVLLVLFMAMPAKAVDAFSWMSTGFGGLKSLLGCLEVPEFTSFQEGNIGISLSTAGTWQSTGNAVEKGKLLKINWSTSGITPEPRKYLVLYRIDPRFSTPQVFIKTYNYSKLQFEALGFPRFVTDNNSETPGAIPPDKDLDALSFNKMSDSVKYFNYSNGNSRIEVKAGDIVNISLVSKDNFFSPNAPVFPSTVDNILAQELDSSIFAASALYTESNLGNFDNRIIYSSAEQVCNLIDASRDPDKPSGCSGAGSATKYKSINSNEALVGKPMRVGVVQNFMGLINSCPMGSNLNTSPACYYDQGRGMTIKVGGQVIKGRDQSFVNSSSTQSSFIYYQATSGGTMDFTSDWQTNNMFAESALMSDWSRNFSNYNDFNDFITNKPNPNPPPPKVPKDWLVNFLYFGRYAMIVEIGNGTNSISPGDQQNISLEYVITQDGALPDSSVRGTPVDYNFAADASQDGYLWLRVVNPNSNIQGVVSVNYANYTGTTWFSDIVYNGAIKPITDQFRTFSKMFYMNLVKNSAVQNIAKAALTLYVTIFGLMFVMGALKLTAIEVIIRICKIAMVAFLIREESWSFFNTYFFSVFTDGIDFFVTNVVGATSSRSNIFGFIDPIFDKYTNGRIWGLLFIELLQIHNGLTFIAIITIYGLITYFRAVLEVIIGYVIAFIGVTVMISLAPFFIILMLFEKTKSLFDNWISTLLSYVVQPTILLIFFLLIDQILSEQLLKVVVRACWDTLIPIKIGLDLTNLGVPINFSFTLPFLPGIPFFVPDVPEISSSNILTNNTNTFLVLFTTALLFYSYCLMSYGLVTFVNIVVGMLTNVTPARISGNYQERSDPVGAVMDDILLKPTNKDGTKGSSRIKSAVMAPVNLFKDKIIDQNYKAREPQGGGEHISKFLSERNDVSKKEEERK from the coding sequence TTGTTTAGAAGTGCCTGAATTTACAAGTTTTCAAGAGGGCAATATAGGAATTAGTTTATCTACCGCCGGAACTTGGCAGTCAACAGGTAACGCTGTTGAGAAAGGTAAATTGTTAAAAATAAATTGGTCTACTTCAGGTATTACTCCTGAACCTAGAAAATATCTAGTATTATATAGAATTGATCCAAGATTTAGTACGCCGCAAGTTTTCATTAAAACTTATAATTATTCTAAATTACAATTTGAAGCTTTAGGATTTCCTCGTTTTGTTACAGACAATAACAGTGAAACACCGGGGGCTATACCGCCTGATAAAGATCTTGATGCACTTTCATTTAATAAAATGTCTGATTCTGTTAAATATTTTAACTATTCTAACGGTAATTCGAGAATTGAAGTTAAGGCCGGCGATATAGTAAATATTAGTTTAGTGAGTAAAGATAATTTTTTTAGCCCTAATGCTCCAGTATTTCCAAGTACCGTAGATAATATTTTAGCGCAGGAACTTGATAGTTCGATATTTGCCGCTTCCGCACTTTATACTGAAAGCAACCTTGGCAACTTTGATAATAGAATAATTTACTCATCTGCAGAGCAGGTATGTAATCTTATAGATGCTTCAAGAGATCCTGACAAACCAAGCGGATGTAGCGGAGCTGGCTCAGCTACAAAATATAAAAGTATAAATAGTAACGAAGCATTAGTCGGCAAACCTATGAGAGTTGGAGTAGTACAGAATTTTATGGGCTTAATTAATTCTTGCCCTATGGGCTCTAATTTAAATACTAGCCCTGCCTGCTATTACGATCAAGGTAGAGGAATGACAATTAAGGTAGGCGGTCAGGTTATTAAGGGGCGGGATCAAAGTTTTGTAAATTCAAGTAGTACTCAAAGTAGCTTTATATATTATCAAGCGACTAGCGGCGGTACTATGGATTTTACTAGCGATTGGCAAACAAATAATATGTTTGCTGAGTCAGCCCTCATGAGTGATTGGAGTCGAAATTTTTCGAATTATAATGATTTTAATGATTTCATAACTAATAAACCTAATCCTAATCCCCCGCCTCCTAAGGTGCCTAAGGATTGGTTAGTTAATTTTTTATATTTTGGTCGTTATGCGATGATTGTTGAAATAGGTAATGGAACAAATTCAATTAGTCCGGGTGATCAGCAAAATATAAGTTTAGAATATGTAATAACACAGGACGGTGCGTTACCTGATTCATCTGTTCGCGGTACGCCAGTAGATTATAATTTTGCAGCTGATGCATCGCAAGATGGATATTTATGGTTAAGGGTAGTAAATCCTAATAGTAATATACAAGGGGTAGTTAGTGTAAATTATGCTAATTATACCGGTACAACTTGGTTTTCGGATATAGTATATAATGGTGCTATTAAACCTATTACCGATCAGTTTAGAACTTTTAGTAAAATGTTCTATATGAATCTAGTTAAAAATTCTGCAGTGCAGAATATAGCTAAAGCTGCATTAACCCTCTATGTTACTATATTTGGACTAATGTTTGTTATGGGAGCATTAAAATTAACTGCCATAGAAGTAATAATACGTATATGCAAAATAGCTATGGTAGCTTTTTTAATTAGAGAAGAAAGCTGGAGTTTCTTTAATACATACTTCTTTAGTGTATTTACTGACGGTATTGATTTCTTTGTAACTAACGTAGTAGGTGCTACAAGCTCTAGATCTAATATTTTTGGTTTTATTGATCCTATATTTGATAAATACACTAACGGCAGAATTTGGGGGTTGTTATTTATTGAATTATTACAAATACACAACGGGTTAACATTTATTGCTATTATAACCATCTATGGTCTTATTACTTATTTTAGAGCTGTTTTAGAAGTTATAATAGGTTATGTTATTGCGTTCATAGGGGTAACCGTTATGATTTCATTAGCACCGTTTTTCATAATATTAATGTTATTTGAAAAAACTAAGAGTTTATTTGATAACTGGATATCGACATTGCTTAGTTATGTAGTGCAGCCGACAATATTATTGATTTTCTTTTTATTGATAGATCAGATTTTATCTGAGCAGCTTTTAAAAGTGGTAGTTAGAGCCTGCTGGGATACTCTTATACCGATAAAAATAGGGCTTGATTTAACAAATCTTGGTGTTCCGATCAATTTCTCTTTTACATTACCGTTCTTACCCGGAATACCTTTCTTTGTACCGGATGTTCCGGAAATTAGTAGTTCTAATATTTTAACAAATAATACTAATACCTTCTTAGTATTATTTACTACAGCTTTATTATTTTATTCATATTGCTTGATGTCATATGGTTTAGTAACTTTTGTAAATATAGTAGTCGGAATGCTTACAAATGTTACGCCGGCACGAATATCAGGAAATTATCAAGAACGTTCTGATCCTGTAGGAGCTGTTATGGATGATATATTACTAAAACCAACTAATAAGGATGGTACAAAGGGATCTTCAAGGATTAAGAGTGCCGTAATGGCTCCGGTAAATCTTTTCAAGGATAAAATAATTGATCAAAATTATAAAGCTAGAGAACCTCAAGGTGGCGGTGAACATATAAGTAAATTTTTATCTGAACGTAATGATGTATCGAAGAAAGAAGAAGAGAGAAAGTAG